The following are from one region of the Coriobacteriia bacterium genome:
- a CDS encoding cytochrome c3 family protein — translation MIQGMGLLRRAVTRGVVLVSLVLALGIPATAFAEAPHVATTPTPDTCSMCHRAHTAPADFGRIDADSWEMTSSALAIAVPVAEGDTALCYVCHGVDALGSGTPIGGDFAETSIHTLAPTASPFGPSVKYCSNCHDSHGAAESAPGIPYAKLLRARTESGTAVYRDSEYCGTCHEVRVESRFPGVTVYEQTAHYGSLPNPASGTLIRCSICHEEHGSAIAPLVISEVTPPSVTATETVTANDRTFCFTCHPDESGVYPGEDDYDDSAHGSSDATTTIPGEWPADDAERLVGECQVCHAPMGRDDGDGAPIPTLLEAEYTALCLSCHDTDGPAETDASPLLYPDTAATQLEIVAGFSAETTTVIFSTVAVWGTDAADTAPRDLVGPRFYESAVGTSGILAVGDIDGVDGQNVVVADQSSNKLFLFAPDALKGLSSYLFEPGWIAIGGIADFLAIADVIDDASNRPEICVIVGDTLYVYRYDIVGNPLESVGSVSGLGADITGLAAGDLDADGVAELVVTDADAPEIHIIDGGTGSLVATTRAAKAGVRGPSIGDVDTAPGIEFAVANADEVTDQVTVYDDEGNEIDSASLSGAGTAKAWDTLIADVLPGSVPAGDELVVAANGAEGDSHVLTFLQAVGGGIGTSASYLTGPGYGTGSLAAGDIDGDTYAELIVGNGGYWSRVITEAAPPSVQVFNHNAGQTAFDTTLTETLHAGGVERAGAAPTLAVADLGGVGPSRHPVGVREDAHEVDEAAPVLRHVECVDCHNSHEATSTVGIAPAAYGRILGTNGATAALVAAEPVTNEYELCYKCHSAYQDEAGLEGSSDISALFDAGNASMHAVEQAQTTTINVETFEDSWDEDSVLYCIDCHATAEATPEVAGPHSSAEAPILRSPYLGVAPSNMDGLCYDCHKYAVYYTGADDTVAATGSAFRNGAVVLHNLHVADHGFGCAACHDTHGVEDNERLIRDTIDFDAATRTCEGACHPLGITYTP, via the coding sequence ATGATCCAGGGTATGGGGCTCCTCCGCAGAGCAGTCACGAGGGGCGTTGTTCTCGTCTCTCTGGTTCTGGCTCTCGGTATACCCGCCACCGCATTCGCCGAGGCCCCCCACGTTGCCACCACCCCCACGCCGGATACCTGCTCGATGTGTCACCGCGCGCACACCGCTCCGGCCGACTTCGGCCGCATCGACGCCGACAGCTGGGAGATGACGTCCTCCGCGCTCGCGATCGCGGTGCCGGTCGCCGAGGGCGACACGGCACTCTGCTACGTCTGCCACGGGGTCGACGCTCTCGGGTCGGGCACGCCGATCGGCGGCGACTTCGCCGAGACCTCCATCCACACGCTGGCGCCTACGGCGAGCCCGTTCGGCCCCTCGGTCAAGTACTGCAGCAACTGCCACGACAGTCACGGCGCCGCCGAGAGCGCTCCCGGCATCCCCTACGCCAAGCTGCTTCGCGCTCGCACCGAGAGCGGGACTGCCGTGTATCGGGACTCGGAGTACTGCGGCACGTGCCATGAGGTGCGAGTGGAGAGCCGATTCCCCGGCGTGACGGTCTACGAGCAGACGGCGCACTACGGGTCGCTTCCCAACCCGGCGAGCGGCACGCTCATCCGGTGCTCGATCTGCCACGAAGAGCACGGCTCGGCGATCGCACCGCTCGTGATCTCGGAGGTGACGCCGCCTTCGGTCACCGCCACCGAGACCGTGACGGCGAACGACCGGACCTTCTGCTTCACCTGCCACCCTGATGAGAGTGGCGTCTACCCGGGCGAGGACGACTACGACGATTCGGCGCACGGCTCCTCGGATGCCACCACGACGATCCCCGGCGAGTGGCCGGCCGACGACGCGGAGCGCCTGGTGGGCGAGTGTCAGGTCTGCCACGCGCCGATGGGGCGCGATGACGGCGACGGTGCGCCGATCCCCACGCTCCTCGAAGCCGAGTACACAGCGCTCTGTCTCAGCTGCCACGATACGGATGGCCCCGCGGAGACCGACGCCAGCCCGCTCCTGTATCCGGACACCGCGGCCACGCAGCTCGAGATCGTTGCCGGGTTCTCGGCGGAGACGACGACCGTGATCTTCAGCACCGTCGCCGTGTGGGGCACCGATGCAGCCGATACAGCGCCACGCGACCTCGTGGGGCCGCGCTTCTACGAGTCCGCCGTAGGGACGTCAGGAATACTGGCGGTCGGCGACATCGACGGTGTTGACGGGCAGAACGTCGTTGTGGCTGACCAATCGTCCAACAAGCTCTTCCTGTTCGCTCCCGATGCTCTCAAGGGCCTGTCGTCGTACCTCTTCGAGCCGGGCTGGATCGCGATCGGTGGCATCGCCGACTTTCTCGCGATCGCGGACGTCATCGATGATGCAAGCAACCGGCCCGAGATATGCGTGATCGTCGGAGACACGCTCTACGTCTATCGCTACGACATCGTCGGCAACCCGCTTGAGAGCGTGGGCTCCGTGTCCGGCCTCGGCGCGGACATCACGGGCCTTGCCGCCGGTGACCTCGACGCTGACGGCGTGGCCGAACTCGTGGTGACCGACGCGGACGCGCCCGAGATCCACATCATCGACGGTGGCACCGGCTCGCTCGTGGCCACCACCCGTGCGGCCAAGGCCGGCGTGCGGGGGCCGAGCATCGGCGACGTAGATACAGCGCCCGGCATCGAGTTCGCGGTGGCCAACGCCGACGAGGTCACCGACCAGGTGACCGTCTACGACGACGAGGGAAACGAGATCGACAGCGCCTCGCTGTCAGGTGCGGGCACCGCGAAAGCGTGGGATACGCTCATCGCCGACGTACTGCCCGGCTCGGTTCCGGCCGGTGATGAGCTCGTGGTCGCTGCGAATGGCGCCGAGGGTGACAGCCACGTGCTCACCTTCCTGCAGGCCGTCGGTGGCGGCATCGGCACCTCGGCTAGTTACCTCACCGGCCCCGGCTACGGCACCGGATCACTTGCCGCCGGAGACATCGATGGCGACACGTACGCCGAGCTGATCGTCGGCAACGGCGGCTACTGGAGCCGGGTCATCACTGAAGCGGCGCCGCCCAGCGTGCAGGTCTTCAACCACAATGCGGGCCAGACCGCGTTCGACACGACGCTCACAGAAACGCTCCACGCCGGCGGCGTCGAGCGCGCCGGTGCGGCGCCCACGCTCGCGGTCGCCGACCTCGGCGGCGTGGGACCCTCAAGGCACCCGGTGGGCGTGCGGGAGGACGCACACGAGGTGGACGAGGCAGCGCCGGTCCTCCGCCACGTGGAGTGCGTGGACTGCCACAACTCGCATGAGGCGACCTCCACCGTCGGCATCGCCCCGGCAGCGTACGGTCGCATCCTCGGCACGAACGGGGCCACGGCGGCGCTCGTTGCTGCCGAGCCGGTGACCAACGAATACGAGCTCTGCTACAAGTGCCACTCGGCCTACCAGGACGAGGCTGGCCTCGAGGGCTCGAGCGACATCTCGGCGCTGTTCGATGCGGGTAACGCGAGCATGCATGCGGTCGAGCAGGCGCAGACGACGACGATCAACGTCGAGACGTTCGAGGACAGCTGGGACGAGGACTCGGTGCTCTACTGCATCGACTGTCATGCCACCGCCGAGGCCACGCCGGAAGTCGCCGGTCCGCACTCCTCGGCCGAGGCGCCGATCCTGCGCTCGCCCTATCTCGGTGTCGCGCCGTCCAACATGGATGGGCTGTGCTACGACTGCCACAAGTACGCCGTGTACTACACGGGAGCGGACGACACGGTTGCCGCGACGGGAAGCGCCTTCCGCAATGGCGCGGTTGTACTCCACAATCTGCACGTGGCAGACCACGGCTTCGGCTGCGCTGCGTGTCACGACACGCATGGCGTCGAGGACAACGAGCGCCTCATCCGGGACACGATCGACTTCGACGCGGCGACGCGAACCTGCGAGGGCGCGTGTCATCCGCTCGGCATCACCTACACACCCTAA
- a CDS encoding metallophosphoesterase: protein MAEPVRFVHAADLHLDAPFKGVDATDARVGDALIASTYDALDSLVAACIGHDADFLVIAGDVYNASEKSLRAEFAFRDACVRLNEAGIGVFVARGNHDPASGRSAGITLPENVHVFSEHEVERIPIERSGRIVCALYGRSFRTAAEKSNLATSFSRQASDPLAIGVLHANVGGRTDYEPYAPCSLEDLRAARMDYWALGHIHKPEVLAEHPAVAYSGCTQGLSPNESGLRGCRIVTLDSEGATAEFIPTSSVVWTRQTVDIAGVESIEELLTALSRAVDEASRAAEGRPAVTRIEIAGRSVVHAELARPGVLRDVLADVRPAALERDPWVWVDRIADATRPVYSLDTLRESADFAGDLVRLTDALLADERVLLALVDGASGPVLSAMDARDVPAVDAASLLARARDLALDRMLAEEDR, encoded by the coding sequence GTGGCAGAGCCGGTTCGTTTCGTGCATGCAGCAGACCTGCATCTCGACGCGCCCTTCAAGGGCGTGGACGCCACTGATGCGCGCGTCGGTGACGCGCTGATCGCGTCCACGTATGACGCGCTTGACTCGCTCGTTGCCGCTTGCATCGGTCACGATGCGGACTTCCTGGTGATCGCGGGAGACGTCTACAACGCGAGCGAGAAGTCCCTGCGCGCCGAGTTCGCCTTCCGCGACGCGTGCGTGCGTCTCAACGAGGCGGGCATCGGCGTGTTCGTTGCACGAGGGAACCACGACCCGGCGAGCGGTCGCTCGGCGGGGATCACGCTGCCTGAGAACGTGCACGTCTTCTCCGAGCACGAAGTCGAGCGCATCCCGATCGAGCGCAGCGGGCGGATCGTCTGCGCGCTGTACGGCAGGTCGTTCCGCACTGCCGCCGAGAAGAGCAACCTTGCGACGAGCTTCAGCCGTCAGGCCAGCGACCCGCTCGCCATCGGCGTGCTTCACGCGAATGTCGGCGGCCGAACGGACTACGAGCCCTACGCGCCCTGCTCGCTCGAGGACCTGCGTGCCGCGCGGATGGACTACTGGGCGCTCGGGCACATCCACAAGCCCGAGGTCCTTGCTGAGCACCCGGCCGTGGCCTACAGCGGCTGCACGCAGGGGCTGAGCCCGAACGAGTCGGGGCTGCGTGGCTGCCGCATCGTCACGCTCGATTCCGAGGGTGCCACAGCCGAGTTCATCCCCACGTCGAGCGTGGTCTGGACCCGGCAGACGGTGGACATCGCCGGGGTGGAGAGCATCGAGGAGCTGCTGACGGCACTTTCCCGCGCGGTCGACGAGGCGAGCCGTGCCGCCGAGGGTCGTCCGGCCGTGACACGCATCGAGATCGCAGGACGCAGCGTCGTTCATGCCGAGCTTGCGCGTCCGGGTGTGCTACGTGACGTGCTCGCAGACGTGCGGCCGGCAGCGCTCGAGCGGGATCCGTGGGTGTGGGTCGATCGCATCGCAGACGCCACGCGGCCCGTGTACAGCCTGGACACGCTGCGCGAGAGCGCGGACTTCGCGGGCGATCTCGTTCGCTTGACCGATGCGCTGCTCGCCGACGAGCGGGTGCTTCTCGCACTCGTGGACGGCGCATCTGGTCCGGTCCTCTCGGCTATGGATGCGCGAGACGTGCCCGCCGTGGACGCAGCTTCGCTGCTCGCGCGTGCGCGTGACCTTGCGCTCGATCGCATGCTCGCCGAGGAGGACCGATGA
- a CDS encoding AAA family ATPase, which translates to MRLRRIEAERYGALAGATLGELGDGLTIVHGPNEAGKSSFTALVRHVLYRYPTGRDSEAGYAVGGEGRCARLVFEDDSGAWVIERTEGTHGGRVSVRTLAGPDRPELLDELTRGVSELAYRTVFGFGLGEMAAIEDLRSEGDSVISRLYAASAGLRVSPQEVRAAVDREAADLFKAAGRKPPVNALIAELRSSRAELRGLRTEAESFMADQEHLAELAAQLDEARGVRDAARERATGLAVAVERADEKLGIIDAQEEVLKTLRRERRQLEEEASGITVDEALLAVAPELDALLEEAAGHTRATQSLGELEGALVRAETRAADAAARTGLSAETLAGLGDGHDCTAAIEEAREDLQRLHGLADSRSEAVQRTAEIRAAAQGALARAVGPLGISGDADEVIAERLAAVDALEVVRGGAHVTGRPRADIPVLIMLLSGLVALGTGVFLREWVTVGVGAVLAVLGVVFLLGGRRGVLHAPAGDEHVYLTMLGLSAEAGVLEVSRARRALEAARSAAEAAAAAEREAREAEREASLAFDSLETRQTLWSAWLAERGLDALLSPAAAATLVALVRDAHVGGVAAEDARQAYGHAAEQLDAFAVRFADAARPFTEAPAVLSRDDVPALANRLRDALTAARAAVARRDEVSRAMTALDERIADEGDRAAKASGELLEVLARFDLAEGGTHEDLRLLCAGAEREQAEANAAYDELAQTKHQLEGRLESGARERRIGELHLTEAGLAERLEDAVDRHLVLAVASRLLTEAQDRYQRERQPEVVRSASRHFTTMTDGRYTGLAVPLGDGRIEVFDARANTRTSELLSRGTAEQLYLAVRLGLIGQLGEVGAGLPVLMDDVLVNFDPARRRGAAEAIAELASGRQVVFFTCHPETADMMAEVADAPVRLDLPRLGC; encoded by the coding sequence ATGAGGCTTCGGCGCATCGAGGCGGAGCGCTACGGCGCGCTCGCGGGCGCCACGCTCGGCGAGCTGGGAGACGGCTTGACGATCGTGCACGGCCCGAACGAGGCCGGGAAGTCGTCGTTCACCGCGCTCGTGCGCCACGTGCTGTACCGGTATCCCACCGGTCGCGACAGCGAGGCGGGATACGCGGTCGGCGGGGAGGGCCGCTGCGCGCGGCTCGTGTTCGAAGACGATTCCGGCGCGTGGGTGATCGAGCGCACCGAAGGTACCCACGGCGGGCGGGTGAGCGTCCGCACGCTCGCCGGTCCGGACCGGCCCGAACTGCTCGATGAGCTCACGCGCGGCGTGAGCGAGCTCGCCTACCGGACCGTCTTCGGCTTCGGGCTTGGCGAGATGGCGGCCATCGAGGACCTTCGCAGCGAGGGCGACAGCGTGATCTCACGCCTGTACGCCGCGAGCGCCGGCCTCCGGGTGAGTCCGCAGGAGGTGCGCGCGGCCGTGGACCGCGAGGCAGCCGACCTGTTCAAGGCCGCCGGTCGCAAGCCGCCGGTGAACGCACTCATCGCCGAGTTGCGCTCGAGTCGCGCCGAGCTGCGCGGCCTGCGCACGGAGGCAGAATCGTTCATGGCCGACCAGGAGCACCTGGCCGAGCTGGCGGCGCAGCTGGACGAGGCCCGGGGCGTCCGCGACGCGGCCCGCGAGCGGGCGACCGGTCTGGCTGTGGCCGTGGAGCGTGCCGACGAGAAGCTCGGGATCATCGATGCGCAGGAAGAGGTGCTCAAGACCCTTCGGCGCGAGCGGAGGCAGCTCGAGGAAGAGGCTTCCGGGATCACGGTCGACGAGGCGCTGCTGGCGGTGGCTCCCGAACTCGACGCGCTGCTCGAGGAAGCTGCGGGCCACACTCGCGCCACACAGTCGCTCGGCGAGCTCGAAGGCGCGCTCGTGCGCGCCGAGACGCGGGCCGCAGACGCCGCCGCCCGCACGGGGCTCTCCGCCGAGACGCTTGCCGGTCTCGGCGACGGTCATGACTGCACCGCCGCGATCGAGGAGGCTCGCGAGGACCTGCAGCGCCTGCATGGGCTCGCCGACTCGCGCAGCGAGGCCGTGCAGCGGACCGCGGAGATCCGCGCGGCCGCGCAGGGAGCGCTCGCGCGGGCGGTCGGCCCGCTCGGCATCTCGGGCGACGCCGACGAGGTCATCGCCGAGCGTCTCGCCGCGGTCGATGCGCTCGAAGTGGTGCGTGGTGGCGCACACGTCACTGGCCGACCTCGGGCCGACATTCCCGTGCTCATCATGTTGCTCTCCGGCCTCGTGGCACTCGGCACGGGTGTCTTCCTGCGCGAGTGGGTGACCGTGGGCGTCGGCGCAGTGCTCGCCGTGCTCGGCGTCGTGTTCCTGCTCGGCGGTCGTCGCGGCGTGCTGCACGCGCCTGCCGGCGATGAACACGTCTACCTCACGATGCTCGGCCTCAGCGCCGAGGCGGGAGTGCTTGAGGTCTCGCGCGCGCGGCGCGCACTCGAGGCTGCACGTTCGGCGGCCGAGGCGGCTGCGGCGGCAGAGCGCGAGGCCCGTGAGGCCGAGCGCGAGGCGTCGCTCGCCTTCGACTCGCTCGAGACCCGGCAAACGCTGTGGTCGGCGTGGCTCGCAGAGCGAGGGTTGGACGCGTTGCTGAGTCCGGCTGCAGCGGCTACTCTCGTCGCACTCGTGCGCGACGCGCACGTCGGCGGGGTGGCAGCCGAGGACGCGCGGCAGGCCTATGGTCATGCTGCCGAGCAGCTCGACGCATTCGCCGTCCGCTTCGCCGATGCGGCGCGGCCGTTCACCGAGGCGCCTGCCGTGCTATCGCGGGATGACGTGCCGGCGCTGGCGAATCGCCTGAGAGATGCGTTGACCGCCGCCCGGGCCGCTGTGGCCCGTCGTGACGAGGTCTCCCGCGCGATGACGGCGCTCGATGAGCGCATCGCCGACGAGGGCGATCGCGCTGCGAAGGCGTCGGGCGAACTGCTCGAGGTGCTCGCGCGGTTCGATCTGGCGGAAGGCGGGACGCACGAGGACCTTCGCCTGCTGTGCGCGGGCGCGGAGCGGGAGCAGGCTGAAGCGAACGCCGCCTACGACGAACTCGCGCAGACGAAGCATCAGCTCGAAGGTCGGCTCGAGAGCGGTGCACGGGAACGGCGCATCGGTGAGCTCCATCTGACGGAAGCCGGACTTGCCGAGCGCCTTGAAGACGCAGTTGACCGCCATCTCGTGCTGGCGGTCGCGTCACGCCTCTTGACCGAAGCGCAGGACCGCTACCAGCGCGAACGCCAGCCGGAGGTCGTGCGGAGCGCAAGCCGGCACTTCACGACGATGACTGACGGCCGCTACACGGGTCTCGCCGTCCCGCTCGGCGACGGCCGCATCGAGGTCTTCGACGCACGTGCCAACACGCGGACTTCGGAGTTGCTGTCGCGCGGCACCGCCGAGCAGCTGTACCTCGCGGTGCGGCTCGGGCTCATCGGACAGCTGGGCGAGGTGGGCGCGGGGTTGCCCGTGCTGATGGACGACGTCCTCGTGAACTTCGATCCTGCGCGCCGCCGGGGCGCCGCAGAGGCGATCGCAGAGCTTGCCTCCGGGCGACAGGTCGTGTTCTTCACCTGCCACCCGGAGACCGCCGATATGATGGCCGAGGTCGCCGACGCACCCGTGCGCCTCGACCTGCCGCGCCTCGGCTGCTAG
- a CDS encoding inner membrane CreD family protein, whose product MKVIRLVAIGFIFVVAALGWMVLAGTVQYRTDTTDVSLGERVEGLWGGPQTQHAPAFSFRSDEGGGDRTLAIAGSDVSADFTLDQRRKGLLWYATYAVDFAATYRVSNADTAAGQASMDFAFPNYDGVYDGFKVVVDGAEVPVVYDDGIARATFALPAGHTAEVQTGYRTQGLDEWRYLPAPDGARVVDDFTLTMTTDFAEVDYPADAVSPTDARAEGDGASLVWTYESLVTGRPIGLIMPKPENPGPLAARISLFAPVSLLFYFAALVLLTATSGLRLHPMHYAFLAAGFFAFHLLLAYLADHIDINVAFAIASATSVALCVGYLALVLGRGRALVEIAFAQFVFLVLFSYSFFFQGFTGLAVTVGSVLTLAFFMVKTGRVDWDRVFGKQPANGPVPAPLPANA is encoded by the coding sequence ATGAAGGTCATCAGGCTCGTCGCGATCGGATTCATCTTCGTCGTCGCTGCGCTCGGATGGATGGTGCTCGCCGGCACGGTGCAGTACCGAACCGACACCACCGACGTGTCGCTCGGCGAACGGGTCGAAGGACTCTGGGGCGGACCCCAGACCCAGCACGCGCCTGCCTTCAGCTTCCGAAGCGACGAAGGGGGCGGCGACCGGACGCTCGCGATCGCCGGGTCCGACGTTTCGGCCGACTTCACGCTCGACCAGCGGCGCAAGGGACTGCTGTGGTACGCCACGTACGCGGTGGACTTCGCCGCCACCTACCGCGTCTCGAACGCAGACACCGCGGCGGGTCAGGCCTCTATGGACTTCGCCTTCCCCAACTACGACGGCGTGTACGACGGGTTCAAAGTGGTCGTGGACGGAGCTGAGGTGCCCGTGGTGTACGACGACGGCATCGCGCGGGCGACCTTTGCGCTCCCTGCGGGGCACACCGCCGAGGTGCAGACCGGCTATCGCACGCAGGGGCTCGACGAGTGGCGCTACCTGCCCGCCCCGGACGGAGCGCGGGTCGTGGACGATTTCACGCTCACCATGACCACGGACTTCGCCGAGGTGGACTACCCCGCCGATGCGGTGTCGCCCACAGACGCCCGGGCCGAGGGTGACGGCGCGTCGCTCGTGTGGACGTACGAGAGTCTCGTGACCGGTCGTCCGATCGGGCTCATCATGCCGAAGCCGGAGAACCCGGGGCCGCTTGCAGCGCGGATCTCGCTCTTTGCGCCCGTGTCGCTCCTCTTCTACTTCGCGGCGCTCGTGCTGCTCACGGCGACGAGCGGGCTCAGGCTCCACCCGATGCACTACGCGTTCTTGGCGGCCGGGTTCTTCGCGTTCCACCTGCTGCTCGCCTACCTTGCCGACCACATCGACATCAACGTCGCCTTCGCGATCGCGAGCGCCACCTCGGTCGCGCTGTGCGTCGGCTATCTCGCGCTGGTGCTCGGACGCGGCCGCGCCCTGGTCGAGATCGCATTTGCCCAGTTCGTGTTCCTCGTGCTGTTCAGCTACAGCTTCTTCTTCCAGGGATTCACGGGTCTGGCCGTTACGGTCGGATCGGTACTCACGCTCGCCTTCTTCATGGTGAAGACCGGCCGCGTGGATTGGGACCGGGTATTCGGCAAGCAGCCCGCCAACGGGCCGGTTCCGGCGCCGCTCCCCGCGAACGCCTAG
- a CDS encoding ATP-binding protein, which produces MRTSIRTRLLASFLVVAIASALGLSAYFLSELEGYGLRKLEERLDTESLVVAGMVAAQLEANDAEELTAGEARALSDQLARVGPQIVSHIRILDADGEALVDSAEPGETGAKYAETPEVASALRGERGAATRITEDGRVALYVAHPVIVGDRIVGVAYTSATTFSIRTLLRDYRLRLGVAVLLFALFALLLTELLSRWLAAPLRDFARIAVAFANGDHSVRMRPRGSSEIRALAEAFNAMADEVQTVVTELKEEENRKTRFVSDVSHELRTPLTAIRGAAETLLEGDVPEDDARQFLSTIVRESERLARLANDLLTLQRIEGATGEIPISRVDLATTARHAVEGLAPLTEARGVLVEIEGSAPPVLGDKDRLQQVLGNLIDNASRMTPEGRTVTVRISAEAHESVVQVLDEGPGIADKDLPHVFDRFYRAQASRDRSTGGAGLGLAIVAAIVRSHGGTVAASRRDGGGTIFTLRLPSIRE; this is translated from the coding sequence ATGCGCACCTCGATCCGCACCCGCCTCCTCGCATCGTTCCTCGTGGTGGCGATCGCCTCGGCGCTCGGCCTTTCGGCGTACTTCCTGTCCGAGCTCGAGGGCTACGGCCTGCGCAAACTCGAGGAGCGGCTCGACACCGAGAGCCTCGTGGTGGCCGGGATGGTGGCCGCGCAGCTCGAGGCGAACGATGCCGAGGAACTCACGGCCGGCGAGGCCCGGGCCCTCAGCGACCAGCTCGCCCGCGTAGGACCGCAGATCGTCTCGCACATCCGGATCCTCGATGCCGATGGCGAGGCGCTCGTCGACTCGGCCGAGCCTGGCGAGACGGGTGCGAAGTACGCCGAGACGCCCGAGGTGGCAAGCGCGCTTCGGGGCGAGCGCGGCGCCGCAACCCGGATCACCGAGGATGGCCGGGTGGCGCTCTACGTGGCGCACCCGGTGATCGTCGGAGATCGGATCGTGGGCGTAGCGTACACGTCGGCCACCACCTTCTCGATCCGCACGCTGCTGCGAGACTACCGGCTGCGCCTGGGCGTGGCCGTGCTGCTCTTCGCTTTGTTCGCGCTCCTGCTGACCGAGTTGCTCTCCCGCTGGCTGGCCGCCCCGCTTCGCGACTTCGCACGGATCGCGGTGGCGTTCGCGAACGGCGACCACTCGGTCAGGATGCGCCCTCGCGGCTCGAGCGAGATCCGTGCGCTGGCCGAGGCGTTCAACGCCATGGCCGACGAGGTCCAGACGGTCGTGACCGAGCTCAAGGAAGAGGAGAACCGCAAGACGCGGTTCGTCTCGGACGTGAGCCACGAGCTTCGCACGCCGCTCACGGCTATCCGCGGTGCGGCGGAGACCCTGCTCGAAGGCGACGTGCCCGAGGACGATGCGCGCCAGTTCCTCTCGACGATCGTACGCGAGTCCGAGCGGCTCGCGCGCCTGGCAAACGACCTGCTCACACTTCAGCGCATCGAGGGAGCCACGGGCGAGATCCCGATCTCACGGGTCGACCTCGCAACGACCGCCCGCCACGCGGTCGAGGGGCTCGCCCCTCTCACCGAAGCGCGCGGGGTGTTGGTCGAGATCGAAGGCAGCGCGCCGCCGGTGTTGGGTGACAAAGACCGTCTCCAGCAGGTGCTCGGGAACCTCATCGACAACGCGTCGCGCATGACGCCCGAGGGCCGCACCGTCACGGTCCGGATATCCGCCGAGGCACACGAATCGGTGGTGCAGGTCCTCGACGAGGGGCCCGGTATCGCCGACAAGGACCTCCCGCACGTCTTCGACCGCTTCTACCGCGCGCAGGCGAGCCGGGACCGCTCCACAGGCGGCGCGGGGCTCGGCCTGGCGATCGTCGCTGCCATCGTGAGGTCACATGGCGGCACCGTCGCGGCCTCCCGTCGGGACGGCGGCGGCACCATCTTCACGCTGCGCCTGCCTTCGATCCGGGAGTAG
- a CDS encoding response regulator transcription factor: MTTAPARILVVDDEESILQFVSYNLRKEGYDVTTAPDGQVALDLAAETPFDLVVLDIMLPGLDGYEVCRRLRAEGDTPVLFLSARDTELDKVVGLELGGDDYLAKPFGVRELIARVKALLRRSGPRTAETPREDAPVEAAGIVLDEAAHIARSDGTDIDLTPREFELLACLMRHAGKVLSREHLLKEAWGWQYVVETKTVDTHIKRLRDKLAAAGVDPSAVETVRGYGYRLAV, encoded by the coding sequence ATGACCACCGCGCCCGCTCGCATCCTCGTCGTCGACGATGAGGAATCGATCCTCCAGTTCGTATCCTACAACCTCCGCAAGGAGGGCTACGACGTCACCACCGCACCCGACGGCCAGGTGGCGCTCGATCTGGCCGCCGAGACACCGTTCGACCTGGTGGTGCTCGACATCATGCTGCCGGGGCTCGACGGCTACGAAGTGTGCCGTCGGCTCAGGGCCGAAGGCGACACGCCCGTGCTGTTCCTCTCGGCGCGCGACACCGAGCTCGACAAGGTCGTCGGCCTCGAACTCGGCGGCGACGACTACCTCGCGAAGCCCTTCGGTGTGCGCGAGCTCATCGCACGCGTGAAGGCGCTGCTCCGCCGCAGCGGCCCCCGCACCGCGGAGACCCCGCGCGAGGACGCTCCCGTGGAGGCAGCCGGCATCGTGCTCGACGAGGCAGCGCACATCGCGCGCTCCGACGGGACCGACATCGACCTCACCCCGCGGGAGTTCGAGCTCCTCGCCTGCCTCATGCGCCATGCCGGCAAGGTGCTCTCGCGCGAACACCTCCTCAAGGAGGCGTGGGGCTGGCAGTACGTCGTCGAGACGAAGACGGTGGACACGCATATCAAGCGGCTGCGCGATAAGCTCGCCGCCGCCGGCGTCGACCCGAGCGCCGTTGAGACGGTACGCGGGTACGGCTACCGCCTCGCGGTCTAG